A region of the Thermogladius calderae 1633 genome:
TTGAACGGCACAGCTGCCAGTTCTCTGTCGGGGACAGAGATGCCGTACCGTCTCATGGCCCTCTCCATGATGATGAGGTAGTCGCTGGCCACCTGATGTCCAAGCCCTCTACTACCTGTGTGTATCATTACAGCAACTTGACCAACGTGGTCGAAACCGAGTACTTTGGCTATGTCGGGGTTGTAGATGTGGTCTACCACCTGTATCTCTAAGAAGTGGTTGCCAGCTCCAAGAGTGCCGAGTTGCTCGTGCCCTCTCTGTTTTGCTACATTGCTCACTTTACTTGAGTCTGCCATCCTCCAGCTCCCGTGCTCTTCAATGTACTCCATGTCCTCCTTCCAGCCGAATCCTTTCTCTACAGCCCACTCGACCCCGCGGTTCAGGACTTCGTCCAGCTCTCTCGTGCTAAGCCTTATTTTACCTGTGGAGCCAACACCGCTCGGTACGTTCCTGAATAGTGCGTCTACCAGCTCCTTGAGTCTACCCCTCACGTCCTCCTCGTCAAGGTCGGTTCTGAGTACCCTGACACCACAGTTAATGTCGTACCCGATACCACCAGGGCTAATCACGCCCTCTTCTAGGTCAAAGCCGGCCACGCCACCAATTGGGAAGCCGTAGCCTTGGTGGCCGTCGGGCATGACGTAGGCGTACTCCTGTATACCAGGAAGGCAAGCTACGTTAGCCGCCTGTTCCAGTGTTAAGTCCTCGTTCATCTTCTCTAGCAGAAACTCGTCAGCGAACACTATAGAGTCTGTTCTCATACAGGGCTTGTAAGACCTCGGTATCCTCCACTCGTAGTTGCTTATCTTCTCCACGTAAACTTTGGGCATGTAGAAACACCGTTACGAGACCTGCTTGATAGGATTCTAATTCGAACCTAATAAAGCTAGGTTGAACCAGGCTTGGTAGCGTAGGTGTCTATGTAGTCTTCGATCGACTTCAACGGTACTTCTTCCTGTCTCTTCTTGTTTAGATCTCTAACCGTCACCTTGCCATCCTTAAACTCCCTCTCGCCAATTATCAGAGCTAGGTCGACCCCCGTTCTACTAGACACTCTAAGCGCCTTGTCGAGGTTCTTTGTCGCCAGAACAGTGAGCGAGGCGAATTTGCTACCAAGCCTCTTGGCTAACCCGTACCCTACACTCAAAGGTATGTTCTCGGACAAGACCACTATAACACCTGATAGCCCTCTTTTCACGAGAAGTCTGTCTTTCAAGTCCATCAAGATTAGCGCGATCCTGTCCAGCCCTAGTGCCAGACCCGTGGAATACTCGTAGACATTGCTGTAAACACTCGTGAGCCCGTCGTATCTACCACCGCCCCCTATGCTCTGCTCTAAGCCTCTCGTCGCCTTGTACTCCCATA
Encoded here:
- a CDS encoding RtcB family protein; this translates as MPKVYVEKISNYEWRIPRSYKPCMRTDSIVFADEFLLEKMNEDLTLEQAANVACLPGIQEYAYVMPDGHQGYGFPIGGVAGFDLEEGVISPGGIGYDINCGVRVLRTDLDEEDVRGRLKELVDALFRNVPSGVGSTGKIRLSTRELDEVLNRGVEWAVEKGFGWKEDMEYIEEHGSWRMADSSKVSNVAKQRGHEQLGTLGAGNHFLEIQVVDHIYNPDIAKVLGFDHVGQVAVMIHTGSRGLGHQVASDYLIIMERAMRRYGISVPDRELAAVPFKSNEGQDYFKAMAAAANFAWTNRQLITHWTRESFKEVFKKDPEELGLHIVYDVAHNIAKIEEHVINNKRYKVVVHRKGATRAFPPGHPDLPAKYRNIGQPVLIPGSMGTASYILVGVPEGYRTWYSAPHGAGRWLSRGEAIRSYSPDRVINELAKKGIAVRAATKRVVSEEAPEAYKDVDRVVLVAQKVGIASPVVRLRPIGVVKG